One region of Quercus lobata isolate SW786 chromosome 2, ValleyOak3.0 Primary Assembly, whole genome shotgun sequence genomic DNA includes:
- the LOC115975107 gene encoding threonylcarbamoyladenosine tRNA methylthiotransferase — protein MEDIEDLVVGAGGAPPGFRLPLSSVGLKPKKKNNNPTKPNAKLSQIPGIQTIYIKTFGCSHNQSDSEYMAGQLSAFGYSLSDSPEEADLWLINTCTVKSPSQSAMDTLIAKCKNAKKPLVVAGCVPQGSRDLKELEGVSIVGVQQIDRVVEVVEETLKGHEVRLLNRKTLPALDLPKVRKNKFVEILPINVGCLGACTYCKTKHARGHLGSYMIDSLVGRVNTVIADGVKEIWLSSEDTGAYGRDIGVNLPTLLNAIVAELPPDASTMLRIGMTNPPFILEHLKEIAEVLRHPCVYSFLHVPVQSGSDAVLNAMNREYTVSEFRTVVDTLIELVPGMQIATDIICGFPGETDEDFAQTVSFVKEYKFPQVHISQFYPRPGTPAARMKKVPSNVVKKRSRELTSVFEAFTPYNGMEGRLERIWITEIATDGIHLVGHTKGYVQVLVIAPESMLGTSAIVKITSVGRWSVFGEVIEAINHINDESSLRNNKPSQAKCSPCSNPAESCACTREPEPCPCGQESCGPTTHEESSVSRNSMFAEDLNSRNLIGWLLRKRKNHVHKKVECEIASGSMKKQEWAQGSMGVWGVVDKALLVGIFVSFLTIMALLIHLAVRTLASN, from the exons ATGGAAGACATAGAGGATCTGGTCGTCGGAGCCGGTGGTGCTCCTCCTGGTTTTCGATTGCCATTGTCTTCTGTTGGACTCAAGCCcaagaagaaaaacaacaacCCCACCAAACCTAATGCTAAACTCTCTCAAATCCCTGGCattcag acAATATATATCAAGACTTTTGGGTGCTCACACAACCAG AGTGACAGTGAGTATATGGCTGGTCAACTTTCTGCATTTGGTTATTCATTAAGCGACAGTCCTGAGGAAGCAGACCTGTGGCTGATTAATAC ATGCACAGTTAAATCCCCAAGTCAGTCTGCCATGGACACTCTAATAGCAAAatgcaaaaatgcaaaaaagcCCCTAGTGGTGGCTGGATGTGTGCCACAAGGAAGTCGAGACTTGAAAGAGCTTGAAGGGGTCAGTATAGTTGGAGTCCAGCAAATTGACCGTGTGGTTGAAGTTGTGGAAGAGACCCTGAAAGGTCATGAGGTGCGGCTTTTGAACCGCAAGACATTGCCTGCTCTTGACCTTCCAAAG GTGAGAAAGAACAAGTTTGTCGAGATTCTTCCAATTAATGTTGGTTGTTTAGGTGCTTGCACTTATTGCAAGACAAAGCATGCTCGTGGTCATTTAGGGAGCTACATGATTGATAGCCTT GTCGGGCGTGTAAATACTGTAATAGCTGATGGAGTTAAGGAGATATGGTTGAGCAGTGAAGATACTGGAGCCTACG gtCGTGACATTGGGGTCAATCTTCCAACTTTGTTGAATGCTATTGTTGCTGAGCTTCCTCCTGATGCAAGCACAATGCTTCGGATTGGGATGACAAATCCTCCTTTTATTCTCGAGCACTTGAAAGAGATAGCAGAGGTTTTGCGTCACCCATGTGTGTACTCGTTTCTACATGTACCAGTTCAATCTGGGAGTGATGCTGTCTTGAAT GCAATGAATCGGGAATATACTGTGAGTGAGTTTAGGACTGTGGTTGATACCTTGATTGAGCTTGTGCCTGGGATGCAGATAGCAACTGACATCATATGTGGATTTCCTG GTGAAACGGATGAAGATTTTGCTCAAACTGTAAGCTTTGTCAAGGAATACAAGTTCCCTCAAGTTCATATATCTCAGTTTTATCCTCGACCAG GGACACCTGCTGCAAGGATGAAGAAGGTCCCAAGTAATGTGGTGAAGAAACGAAGCCGTGAGTTGACTTCTGTTTTTGAAGCTTTCACACCATACAATGGAATGGAGGGTAGACTAGAAAGAATTTGGATAACTGAAATTGCAACCGACGGAATTCACTTG GTTGGCCATACCAAGGGATATGTGCAGGTGCTAGTAATTGCTCCTGAAAGTATGCTTGGAACCTCAGCTATTGTGAAGATAACAAGTGTGGGAAGGTGGTCAGTTTTTGGAGAAGTGATTGAGGCCATCAACCATATCAATGATGAATCATCTTTAAGAAACAATAAGCCTAGTCAGGCTAAATGTTCACCATGCTCTAACCCTGCTGAAAGTTGTGCATGTACAAGAGAGCCAGAACCTTGTCCTTGTGGACAAGAAAGCTGCGGACCAACTACTCATGAAGAAAGTTCTGTTTCAAGGAATTCCATGTTTGCAGAAGATCTAAACAGCAGAAATCTGATTGGATGGTTACTAAGGAAGCGGAAAAACCATGTGCACAAAAAAGTGGAGTGCGAAATTGCCTCGGGATCCATGAAAAAGCAAGAATGGGCCCAGGGAAGCATGGGTGTATGGGGTGTTGTCGATAAGGCTCTTTTGGTAGGAATATTTGTAAGTTTCTTGACAATCATGGCTTTACTGATTCATCTTGCAGTTAGGACTCTGGCGTCCAATTAA
- the LOC115975106 gene encoding FT-interacting protein 3, with translation MARLVVEIQDASDLMPKDDQGSASPFVEVDFDGQKQKTQTKHKDLNPQWNEKLVFNVNNPRDLHNKTIDVIVYNDRKGGHHKNFLGRVRLHGSSIPFQESEAIIQRYPLDKRGLFSHIKGDIALRVYAVHDSSASHAPPPQDGGAEESNTVPLQEINTNYKPEEVLKEEEERRAEGMKKKKKEKEVRTFHTLGAGTHEHHHHPATQPSVISGGGFGGFDKSNIGGFGGFEKNRPNTGGFGGFESNNFTKEKEKAVAVAETKAAFARAGPASMLHMQVPTNPEFGLVETRPPLAARLRRRGDKTSSTYDLVEQMYFLYVNVVKARDLPVMDVTGSLDPYVEVKLGNYKGQTKPLEKNQYPVWNQVFAFSQETLQSSVLEVIVMDKDLVKDDFVGRVSFGLSEIPLRLPPDSPLAPQWYKLEDKKGVRHNSGEIMLAVWVGTQADEAFPDAWHSDAHNISHSNMSNTRSKVYFSPKLYYLKVDVIAAQDLIASEKGRAQDPHVRVDVGNQMRATTRSSQNRMNPEWNEEFMFVVSEPLEDLIIITVEDRVGPEVLGRLVVSVRDVMHRHDHHKAPEARWHNLHRHLELDTDKQKDKFTSKILLRIYVDSGYHVLDESTHFSSDLQPSSKHLRKPSIGFLELGILSARNLLPMKGKDGGTTDAYCVAKYGNKWIRTRTLLNTLAPRWNEQYTWDVHDPYTVITVGVFDNCHVNGSKEDTRDQRIGKVRIRLSTLETNRVYTHYYPLLVLHPSGLKKHGELHLALRFTCTAWANMVTQYGKPLLPKIHYIQPIPFKYKDWLRHHAMQIVAARLARSEPPLRREIVEYMLDVDIHLWSIRRSKANFSRIMSLLSGVGAVCKWINEICFWRNPITTCLVHVLFLILVCYPELILPTIFLYLFVIGIWNYRFRPKQPPHMDARLSQAEFILPEELDEEFDTFPTSRPPDIVRMRYDRLRSVASKVQSVVGDLASQGERALALLSWRDSRATAIFIIFSLIWAVFIYVTPFQVVAVLVGLYWLRHPRFRSKMPSVPVNFFKRLPCKSDMLL, from the coding sequence ATGGCCAGACTGGTAGTAGAGATTCAAGATGCAAGTGACTTGATGCCAAAAGATGACCAAGGCTCTGCCAGTCCCTTTGTAGAAGTAGATTTCGATGGGCAGAaacaaaagacacaaaccaagcATAAAGACCTCAACCCCCAATGGAATGAGAAGCTAGTGTTCAATGTCAACAACCCCAGAGACCTTCACAACAAGACCATTGATGTGATCGTGTACAATGACCGAAAAGGCGGCCACCACAAGAACTTCCTCGGTCGTGTCAGACTCCATGGTTCCTCCATACCTTTTCAAGAATCTGAAGCCATTATCCAGCGCTACCCGCTTGATAAACGTGGCCTCTTTTCTCATATTAAAGGCGATATAGCTCTCAGAGTTTACGCGGTTCATGACTCATCTGCGTCTCATGCTCCTCCACCACAAGATGGTGGTGCTGAAGAATCAAACACAGTACCATTGCAAGAGATAAATACTAATTACAAGCCTGAAGAAGtactaaaagaagaagaagaaaggagggCTGAgggaatgaagaagaagaaaaaggaaaaagaagtgaGAACTTTTCACACTCTAGGAGCCGGGACACATGAACACCATCACCATCCAGCTACACAACCTTCAGTGATCTCTGGCGGTGGATTCGGGGGGTTCGATAAAAGCAATATTGGTGGATTCGGGGGGTTCGAGAAAAATAGGCCAAATACTGGTGGATTCGGGGGGTTCGAGAGTAACAATTTTacgaaggaaaaggaaaaggcagTGGCTGTGGCTGAGACCAAGGCCGCTTTTGCACGAGCAGGGCCGGCTAGTATGTTGCACATGCAGGTTCCGACGAACCCGGAATTTGGATTGGTGGAAACTAGGCCTCCCTTGGCAGCACGTCTTCGGCGCAGAGGAGACAAGACATCGAGCACTTACGATCTAGTGGAGCAGATGTATTTCTTGTATGTGAATGTGGTTAAGGCCAGAGATCTTCCTGTCATGGATGTTACAGGAAGCCTTGATCCTTATGTGGAAGTGAAGCTTGGGAACTACAAAGGGCAAACGAAACCATTGGAGAAGAACCAATACCCGGTGTGGAACCAAGTTTTTGCTTTCTCACAAGAGACGCTGCAATCCAGTGTCCTGGAAGTGATTGTGATGGATAAGGATTTAGTGAAAGATGATTTTGTTGGGAGAGTTAGTTTTGGTCTTTCTGAAATTCCTCTTCGGCTGCCACCAGATAGTCCTTTGGCTCCTCAGTGGTACAAATTGGAGGACAAGAAAGGGGTCAGGCACAATTCAGGAGAAATTATGCTTGCGGTTTGGGTAGGAACACAGGCTGATGAGGCCTTTCCCGATGCATGGCATTCTGATGCTCACAACATAAGCCATTCAAACATGTCCAATACACGATCCAAGGTTTATTTCTCCCCCAAACTATACTACCTTAAAGTTGATGTAATTGCAGCTCAGGACCTTATTGCCTCCGAAAAAGGCCGAGCTCAAGACCCACATGTGAGGGTAGACGTTGGGAATCAGATGAGAGCCACTACTCGGAGTAGCCAAAATCGAATGAACCCTGAATGGAATGAAGAATTCATGTTTGTGGTATCGGAGCCTCTTGAAGACCTCATAATTATTACCGTGGAGGACAGGGTAGGACCTGAGGTTTTAGGCCGGTTGGTCGTATCAGTAAGAGATGTTATGCACAGACATGACCACCACAAAGCACCCGAAGCCCGCTGGCATAATTTGCACAGGCATCTTGAATTAGACACCGACAAGCAGAAAGACAAGTTTACCAGCAAGATCCTCCTTAGAATCTATGTGGACTCAGGTTATCATGTTCTTGATGAGTCCACGCATTTCAGCAGTGATCTACAGCCCTCCTCCAAACACTTGAGAAAACCAAGCATAGGGTTTCTTGAACTTGGGATTCTCAGTGCAAGGAATTTGCTTCCAATGAAGGGAAAGGATGGTGGGACTACAGATGCATACTGTGTGGCCAAGTACGGCAACAAATGGATTCGGACTAGAACGCTGCTTAACACACTGGCTCCTCGCTGGAATGAGCAGTATACTTGGGATGTTCATGATCCATATACTGTAATCACTGTTGGTGTTTTCGATAATTGCCATGTTAATGGAAGCAAAGAAGACACAAGAGATCAAAGGATTGGGAAGGTAAGAATTCGACTATCGACTTTAGAAACTAATCGGGTTTATACCCATTATTATCCATTGTTGGTTCTCCATCCATCTGGTTTGAAGAAACATGGTGAGCTTCATTTGGCATTGAGGTTCACTTGTACTGCTTGGGCTAACATGGTGACACAATATGGAAAACCTTTGCTTCCAAAAATACATTATATTCAACCCATACCTTTTAAGTACAAGGATTGGCTTCGCCACCACGCAATGCAGATTGTGGCAGCAAGGCTAGCTAGATCAGAGCCACCCCTCCGGCGTGAAATTGTTGAGTACATGCTTGATGTAGATATTCACTTGTGGAGTATCAGGAGAAGCAAAGCCAATTTTTCTCGCATCATGTCTCTGCTTTCAGGGGTTGGAGCGGTTTGTAAGTGGATCAACGAAATATGTTTCTGGAGAAACCCGATCACAACATGTTTAGTGCACGTCTTGTTTTTGATATTGGTTTGCTACCCAGAATTGATCCTGCCTACGATTTTCCTCTACCTATTTGTGATCGGAATATGGAACTATCGGTTCAGGCCAAAGCAGCCACCTCACATGGATGCACGACTATCACAAGCAGAGTTTATACTCCCAGAGGAATTGGATGAGGAATTTGACACATTCCCAACTTCTAGACCTCCAGATATTGTAAGGATGAGGTATGATAGGTTGCGGAGTGTGGCAAGTAAGGTGCAATCTGTGGTTGGAGATTTAGCATCACAAGGGGAAAGGGCTCTAGCTTTATTAAGCTGGAGAGATTCAAGAGCTACGGcaatcttcatcatcttctcaTTGATCTGGGCTGTGTTCATATATGTCACTCCTTTCCAAGTAGTTGCAGTGCTGGTTGGGCTGTACTGGCTTCGACATCCTCGATTCAGAAGCAAGATGCCTTCTGTACCCGTCAATTTCTTCAAGAGGTTACCGTGCAAGTCAGATATGCTACTTTGA